One genomic region from Cetobacterium sp. 8H encodes:
- the rsxA gene encoding electron transport complex subunit RsxA, whose protein sequence is MDFAKIFSLIITAIFIQNIIFAKFLGICPFMGVSKKVEASIGMGMAVTFVMSLASGVTWTIYNYLLVPLQLEYLQTIAFILIIASLVQFVEMAIQKTSPNLYKALGVFLPLITTNCAVLGIAILNIQQEYNFIESVINGAAVALGFTLALVLLAGIRERIEYAAIPGPFKGVPIAFISAGLLAMAFMGFSGMQI, encoded by the coding sequence ATGGATTTTGCAAAAATATTTAGTTTAATAATAACAGCAATTTTTATACAAAATATAATCTTTGCTAAATTCCTAGGAATTTGTCCTTTCATGGGAGTTTCAAAGAAAGTAGAAGCATCTATAGGAATGGGTATGGCTGTAACTTTCGTAATGTCTCTTGCTTCAGGAGTAACTTGGACAATATACAACTATTTATTAGTTCCATTACAGTTAGAGTACTTACAAACAATAGCATTTATACTTATAATAGCTTCTTTAGTACAATTTGTTGAGATGGCTATACAAAAGACATCACCAAATTTATATAAGGCATTGGGGGTATTTCTTCCTTTAATAACTACTAACTGTGCAGTGTTAGGTATTGCAATTTTAAATATCCAACAAGAATATAATTTTATAGAATCTGTTATAAATGGTGCAGCAGTAGCATTAGGATTTACATTAGCACTAGTTTTATTAGCGGGAATTAGAGAAAGAATAGAATACGCAGCTATTCCAGGACCATTTAAAGGAGTTCCTATTGCATTTATATCAGCAGGACTTTTAGCAATGGCATTTATGGGATTCAGCGGAATGCAAATATAG
- the rsxC gene encoding electron transport complex subunit RsxC: MKFFGFKGGVHPPENKIQTENQAIETLKAPKMVYISLLQHIGVPLTPCVKVGDRVLKGQTIADSEAFLSVPVHATVSGTVKKIENLPFPLMGNVQTIVIENDDQEEWASLRKVENWKEASKEDLLSIIREKGIVGLGGAAFPTHIKLNPPSDTKIDALLLNGAECEPYLNSDNRVMIEEPEKVVEGIKIMKHILKVETVVIGIEDNKKEAIEVMKKACEGTGIEVMPLKTMYPQGGEKSLIKAILNKEVPSGKLPSAVGVVVNNTTTAAAIYDAVVNGLPLLDKVVTITGKAISEPKNLRAVIGTPISDLLENCGYKEEEAEKIVMGGPMMGMAQFTLEVPVIKGTSGLLALTKEETNYCKPKACIGCGKCVDACPMSLEPIMYARLAAFSQWEEMANYHLMDCIECGSCSYICPSNRPLTEAIKIGKAKLRSMKK; the protein is encoded by the coding sequence ATGAAATTCTTCGGATTCAAAGGTGGAGTGCATCCCCCTGAAAACAAAATCCAAACGGAAAACCAAGCTATTGAGACTTTAAAAGCTCCTAAAATGGTTTATATCTCACTTCTTCAACATATAGGAGTTCCTTTAACTCCATGTGTAAAAGTTGGAGATAGGGTTTTAAAAGGCCAAACAATAGCAGATTCAGAAGCTTTTCTTTCTGTACCAGTTCATGCAACAGTGAGTGGAACAGTAAAGAAGATTGAGAACCTACCGTTTCCATTAATGGGAAATGTTCAAACAATCGTTATTGAAAATGATGATCAGGAAGAGTGGGCATCTTTAAGAAAAGTTGAAAATTGGAAAGAAGCATCTAAAGAAGATTTATTATCAATTATCAGAGAAAAGGGTATTGTAGGACTTGGAGGGGCAGCTTTTCCAACTCATATAAAATTAAATCCACCATCAGATACTAAAATAGATGCATTACTTCTGAACGGAGCAGAATGTGAACCTTATCTAAATTCTGATAATAGAGTTATGATAGAGGAACCTGAAAAGGTAGTTGAAGGAATAAAAATAATGAAGCACATTCTTAAAGTTGAAACTGTTGTTATTGGTATTGAGGATAACAAAAAAGAAGCTATTGAAGTAATGAAAAAAGCTTGTGAAGGAACAGGTATAGAGGTTATGCCTTTAAAAACAATGTATCCTCAAGGAGGAGAAAAATCTTTAATTAAAGCAATTTTAAATAAAGAGGTTCCTTCAGGAAAATTACCGTCAGCAGTAGGTGTTGTGGTAAATAATACAACAACAGCAGCAGCTATATATGATGCGGTTGTAAATGGATTACCACTATTAGATAAAGTTGTTACAATAACTGGAAAGGCAATATCAGAACCTAAAAATTTAAGAGCTGTAATAGGAACTCCTATATCTGATCTTTTAGAAAACTGTGGTTACAAAGAGGAAGAAGCTGAAAAAATAGTAATGGGTGGACCGATGATGGGAATGGCTCAATTCACTTTAGAGGTTCCAGTTATAAAGGGAACTTCTGGATTGTTAGCTCTTACAAAAGAAGAAACAAATTACTGTAAGCCAAAAGCTTGTATAGGATGTGGGAAATGTGTAGATGCATGTCCAATGTCTCTTGAACCAATAATGTATGCGAGGCTTGCTGCATTCTCTCAATGGGAAGAAATGGCAAATTATCATTTGATGGATTGTATTGAGTGTGGATCTTGTTCATATATTTGTCCTTCAAACAGACCATTAACAGAAGCTATAAAGATTGGAAAAGCAAAACTTAGATCGATGAAAAAGTAG
- a CDS encoding RnfABCDGE type electron transport complex subunit G, whose protein sequence is MGKNRFIHYGFVLTLIAAISAGILSVVNGVTMKVIKENERAAVNAARIRVLPKATTFDENQIISIDGLDFIPGNGSNGKPVGYVVTVSQPGYAANIDFVLGFDRRGRVTGLDIIGSQETPGLGSKILDPEWQKKAIGKDATYEFNKSADGFAGATISPNAVYTGIKRALNSFNSGVKK, encoded by the coding sequence ATGGGAAAAAATAGATTTATACACTATGGATTTGTATTGACTTTAATTGCAGCAATATCAGCAGGGATACTTTCTGTTGTAAATGGTGTTACAATGAAAGTTATAAAAGAAAATGAAAGAGCAGCTGTAAATGCGGCAAGAATAAGAGTTTTACCAAAAGCTACAACGTTTGATGAGAATCAAATAATTTCAATAGATGGGTTAGATTTTATACCAGGAAATGGTTCAAATGGAAAACCTGTAGGATATGTTGTTACAGTTTCTCAACCTGGATATGCTGCTAATATTGATTTTGTATTAGGTTTTGACAGAAGAGGAAGAGTAACAGGGCTTGATATAATAGGAAGTCAGGAAACACCAGGATTAGGTTCTAAAATTTTAGATCCTGAATGGCAGAAAAAAGCTATTGGAAAAGATGCAACTTACGAATTTAATAAATCAGCAGATGGTTTTGCAGGTGCAACAATATCTCCTAATGCAGTTTATACAGGGATAAAAAGAGCACTAAATAGCTTTAATAGTGGGGTGAAGAAATAA
- a CDS encoding L-serine ammonia-lyase, giving the protein MDSLRELFKVGNGPSSSHTMGPERAAKRFKAENQNAAGYRVELYGSLALTGKGHLTDYVIIETLKPKSVEIVWMPEYVHPYHTNGMKFIALDNEGNETNSWLVFSVGGGTIMEEGQKRQGGSKVYPLGTMTEIMSWCEKNKKELWEFVVENEGESIWYFLDQIRTALEEAVRSGLSKNGVLPGTIRLQRRAQSFYRKARNDNSRNGFVGRIFAYTLAVSEENGGGGRVVTAPTCGAAGVIPGLMYALKEEYKLTNEEVLKGLAIAGLIGNLIKENATISGAEGGCQAEVGSACAMAAAMACFILGGSLEQIEYAAEMALEHHLGLTCDPVGGYVQIPCIERNAAAAVRALDSAQYAMYTDGKHSITFDQVVKTMKETGVDLKEEYKETSLGGLAKYQFDGTC; this is encoded by the coding sequence ATGGATTCACTAAGAGAATTATTTAAGGTTGGAAATGGACCATCAAGCTCTCACACAATGGGGCCAGAGAGAGCAGCAAAAAGATTTAAGGCAGAAAATCAAAACGCAGCAGGATATAGAGTTGAGTTATACGGTTCACTTGCATTAACAGGAAAGGGGCACCTTACAGACTATGTAATCATTGAAACGTTGAAGCCTAAATCAGTAGAAATTGTATGGATGCCAGAGTATGTTCATCCGTATCACACTAACGGTATGAAATTTATTGCTTTAGATAATGAAGGAAATGAAACAAATTCATGGTTAGTATTCTCTGTTGGTGGAGGAACTATAATGGAAGAGGGACAGAAGAGACAGGGTGGATCAAAGGTATATCCTTTAGGAACAATGACAGAAATTATGTCATGGTGTGAAAAAAATAAAAAAGAATTATGGGAATTCGTTGTTGAAAATGAAGGGGAATCAATCTGGTATTTCTTAGATCAAATAAGAACTGCATTAGAAGAAGCTGTAAGAAGTGGACTTTCTAAAAATGGAGTATTACCAGGAACAATAAGATTACAAAGAAGAGCACAATCATTCTATAGAAAAGCAAGAAACGACAATTCAAGAAATGGATTTGTTGGAAGAATATTTGCTTATACACTAGCTGTATCAGAAGAGAATGGAGGAGGAGGTAGAGTTGTTACTGCCCCTACTTGTGGAGCTGCAGGAGTTATTCCAGGATTAATGTATGCATTAAAAGAGGAGTACAAATTAACAAATGAAGAGGTTCTAAAAGGATTAGCAATAGCTGGTTTAATTGGAAACTTAATTAAAGAAAATGCAACTATTTCTGGAGCAGAGGGTGGATGTCAAGCGGAAGTTGGATCAGCTTGTGCAATGGCAGCAGCTATGGCTTGTTTCATATTAGGAGGTTCATTAGAGCAAATCGAATATGCGGCAGAGATGGCTTTAGAGCACCACTTAGGATTAACATGTGACCCAGTTGGAGGATATGTTCAAATACCTTGTATAGAAAGAAATGCGGCAGCGGCAGTAAGAGCATTAGATTCAGCTCAATATGCTATGTATACTGATGGAAAGCACAGTATTACATTTGACCAAGTTGTAAAGACAATGAAAGAAACAGGAGTAGACTTAAAAGAAGAGTATAAAGAAACTTCTTTAGGTGGACTTGCTAAGTACCAATTTGATGGAACTTGCTAA
- the pheT gene encoding phenylalanine--tRNA ligase subunit beta, producing MLISLDWLKQYVDIKEDIKELENTLTMIGQEVEAIDEQGKDLAKVVIGQITEYGKHPESEKLTLLKVNIGQDEELQIVCGAPNHKLGDKVVVATIGAVLPGDFKIKKSKIRGVESQGMLCSEVELGLGTDGDGIIILPEDAPIGIEYREFKKLNDVIFELEITPNRPDCLSYMGIAREIAAYYGRKIKCPEFNPKNIIESINTGHIDVRIEDKDRCKRFSGKVIKNIKVQESPEWLKNRLLSMGLKPINNVVDATNYILFECNQPLHAYDLSKIEERKIIARKALPGEKIVTLDGIERELNKGELVIADAVKPLGIAGIMGGESSKVTEETTEIFLECAYFTPENIRRTSKDLVLSSDSSYRFERGLDIENTVEVLERAAELISQLTGGEILEGSIDKYIEKYEKIEIPLNIDKLRKFMGKNIEIDVVGKILTNLGIEIKTLNSTTIIATPPSYRGDLTRTADLYEEIIRMYGFDNIENKMPEENIRPGVKDSMTIVIDEAKDILAKLGLQEVINYSFISRDAIKMLGVTEPTLEITNPISDDMAVMRPTLVYSLLGNIRDNLNRNQNGLRFFEVSRVFTAREDGLANETLRASIALAGKNSKTLWDPKPEAMDFYDLKGFVEKFLEYMGVTRYQLERSESTNFHPGRSADIKIGKVKIGTFGEVHPQLAEDMDIKRERAYVAEIDLTTLLNYRAKKVKYERIVKYPEVTRDLAIVLDRDVLVGKMLDEIKKSSNLIESVAIFDVYQGDKIEADKKSVAISIVLRKKDGTLEENDINITVDKILKLIAKNYNGEIRQ from the coding sequence ATGTTAATTTCGTTAGATTGGTTGAAGCAATATGTCGATATAAAAGAGGACATAAAAGAGTTAGAAAATACTTTGACGATGATAGGTCAAGAAGTAGAAGCAATAGATGAACAAGGAAAAGACTTAGCAAAAGTTGTTATAGGACAAATAACAGAATATGGAAAACATCCAGAATCTGAGAAACTAACACTTTTAAAAGTAAATATAGGACAAGATGAAGAGTTACAGATAGTTTGTGGAGCTCCTAATCATAAGCTTGGAGATAAAGTTGTAGTAGCTACAATAGGTGCTGTTCTACCTGGAGATTTTAAAATTAAAAAAAGCAAAATTAGAGGAGTAGAATCTCAAGGTATGCTTTGTTCTGAAGTGGAGTTAGGACTTGGAACAGATGGAGATGGAATAATTATACTTCCTGAAGATGCTCCAATAGGGATAGAATACAGAGAGTTTAAAAAATTAAATGATGTAATATTTGAACTTGAAATTACACCGAATAGACCAGATTGTTTATCATACATGGGTATTGCAAGAGAGATTGCTGCTTACTATGGTAGAAAAATAAAATGTCCTGAATTCAATCCAAAAAATATAATTGAAAGTATTAACACAGGGCATATAGATGTTAGAATTGAAGATAAAGATAGATGTAAAAGATTCTCAGGAAAAGTAATAAAAAATATAAAAGTTCAAGAATCACCAGAGTGGTTAAAAAATAGATTGTTATCAATGGGATTAAAACCAATTAATAACGTTGTAGATGCAACAAACTATATTTTATTCGAGTGCAATCAACCACTTCATGCTTATGATTTATCAAAGATTGAAGAGAGAAAAATTATTGCAAGAAAAGCTTTACCAGGAGAAAAAATTGTAACTCTTGACGGAATAGAAAGAGAGTTAAACAAAGGGGAGCTAGTTATAGCTGACGCTGTAAAACCATTAGGAATTGCAGGAATAATGGGTGGAGAATCAAGTAAAGTTACTGAAGAAACAACAGAAATTTTCTTAGAGTGTGCTTACTTTACTCCAGAAAATATCAGAAGAACTTCTAAAGATTTAGTTTTATCAAGTGACTCTTCTTATAGATTTGAGAGAGGACTAGATATAGAAAATACAGTTGAAGTTTTAGAAAGAGCTGCTGAATTAATTTCTCAACTGACTGGTGGAGAAATTTTAGAAGGATCAATAGATAAGTATATTGAAAAATATGAAAAAATTGAAATTCCTTTAAATATTGATAAATTAAGAAAGTTTATGGGTAAAAATATAGAGATTGATGTAGTTGGAAAAATTCTTACAAATTTAGGAATTGAGATAAAAACATTAAACTCTACTACAATAATAGCAACACCACCTTCTTATAGAGGAGATCTTACAAGAACAGCAGACCTTTATGAAGAAATTATAAGAATGTATGGTTTTGACAATATAGAAAACAAAATGCCAGAAGAAAATATCAGACCTGGTGTAAAAGATTCAATGACTATAGTTATTGATGAAGCTAAGGATATCCTAGCTAAATTAGGTTTACAAGAGGTAATAAACTATAGTTTTATTTCTAGAGATGCAATAAAAATGTTGGGAGTAACTGAACCTACATTAGAAATTACTAATCCTATCAGCGATGATATGGCAGTAATGAGACCTACACTTGTATATAGCCTATTAGGAAATATAAGAGATAATCTAAACAGAAATCAAAATGGATTAAGATTCTTTGAAGTATCAAGAGTATTTACTGCAAGAGAGGATGGATTAGCTAATGAAACTTTAAGAGCTTCGATAGCACTTGCAGGAAAAAATTCTAAAACACTTTGGGATCCAAAACCAGAAGCGATGGATTTTTATGATTTAAAAGGTTTTGTAGAGAAGTTTTTAGAATATATGGGTGTTACAAGATATCAACTTGAAAGATCTGAAAGTACAAACTTCCACCCTGGAAGAAGTGCTGATATAAAGATTGGAAAAGTTAAAATTGGAACATTTGGAGAAGTTCATCCACAATTAGCAGAAGATATGGATATAAAAAGAGAAAGAGCGTATGTAGCAGAGATTGATTTAACAACTTTACTGAACTATAGAGCAAAAAAAGTTAAATATGAAAGAATCGTAAAATATCCTGAAGTTACTAGAGATTTGGCTATTGTTTTAGACAGAGATGTTCTAGTTGGAAAAATGTTAGATGAGATAAAAAAATCATCAAACCTAATAGAAAGTGTTGCTATATTTGACGTTTACCAAGGAGATAAAATAGAAGCTGACAAAAAATCAGTTGCTATAAGCATCGTTTTAAGAAAAAAAGATGGAACTCTAGAGGAAAACGATATTAATATAACTGTTGATAAGATTTTAAAGTTAATAGCTAAAAACTATAACGGAGAAATTAGACAGTAA
- the pth gene encoding aminoacyl-tRNA hydrolase, with product MKLIVGLGNPGREYENTRHNVGFDIVDIFAKENGFNPFKEKFQGLITEKMIDGEKVILLKPQTYMNLSGNSLVQVVKFYKIDVANDLIVIYDDMDLPLGKLRVKMNGSAGGHNGIKSIISHIGQDFMRAKCGIGKAKNKDENINFVLGRFTKEESEVVEPMFNTVLSLLNDVLKNTQTDRLMQKYNKK from the coding sequence ATGAAGTTAATAGTAGGATTAGGAAACCCAGGAAGAGAGTATGAAAATACAAGACATAATGTCGGATTTGATATTGTAGATATATTTGCAAAAGAAAATGGATTTAACCCTTTTAAAGAAAAGTTTCAAGGATTAATTACGGAAAAAATGATAGATGGAGAAAAAGTAATTCTTTTAAAGCCTCAAACATATATGAATTTAAGTGGAAATTCATTGGTACAAGTAGTTAAGTTCTATAAAATAGATGTAGCAAATGACTTAATTGTAATCTATGACGATATGGATTTACCTTTAGGAAAGCTTAGAGTTAAGATGAATGGAAGTGCGGGAGGACACAACGGAATAAAATCTATTATCTCTCATATTGGACAAGACTTTATGAGAGCTAAATGTGGAATTGGGAAAGCAAAGAATAAAGATGAAAATATTAATTTTGTACTAGGTAGGTTTACAAAAGAGGAGAGTGAAGTAGTTGAACCTATGTTCAATACAGTCCTTTCTTTATTGAATGATGTATTAAAAAATACTCAAACAGATAGATTGATGCAGAAATATAACAAAAAGTAA
- the pheS gene encoding phenylalanine--tRNA ligase subunit alpha: MKDKLSALKDEASLIIQKAATLQEVDEIRVKYLGKKGEFTEISKSMRDLSPEERPVFGQLVNEVKTFITTLVEEKNLEIKEKVKKEQLLLETVDISLPGREVSTGGLHPITETMNFLKNIFVEMGFDVAEGPEVEFTSYNFDSLNIPETHPSRDLQDTFYMSENVVLRTHTSPVQARYMEKNQPPFRMVCPGKVYRNDYDISHTPMFHQMEGLMVGPEVSFANLKAMLEQFVTRVFGETKVRFRPHFFPFTEPSAEMDVECVICKGEGCRLCKHSGWLEIMGCGMVDPEVLKAVGYDPEEVSGFAFGMGIERITMLRYGIDDLRAFFENDVRFLKQFK; encoded by the coding sequence ATGAAAGATAAACTGAGTGCTTTAAAGGATGAAGCTAGTTTAATTATCCAAAAAGCAGCAACACTACAAGAAGTTGATGAAATTAGAGTTAAATACTTAGGGAAAAAAGGTGAATTTACAGAGATTTCAAAATCTATGAGAGATTTATCTCCTGAAGAAAGACCTGTATTTGGTCAATTAGTTAATGAGGTAAAAACTTTTATAACAACTTTAGTTGAAGAGAAAAATTTAGAGATTAAAGAGAAAGTTAAAAAAGAACAGTTACTATTAGAAACTGTTGATATATCATTACCAGGAAGAGAAGTTTCGACTGGAGGATTACATCCAATTACAGAAACTATGAATTTCTTAAAAAATATATTTGTGGAAATGGGATTTGACGTAGCTGAAGGACCTGAAGTTGAATTTACTTCTTACAACTTTGATTCTTTAAATATACCAGAGACTCATCCATCAAGAGATTTACAAGATACTTTCTATATGAGTGAAAATGTAGTTTTAAGAACTCATACATCTCCAGTACAAGCTAGATATATGGAGAAAAATCAACCTCCATTTAGAATGGTTTGTCCAGGAAAAGTTTATAGAAATGATTATGATATCTCTCATACGCCAATGTTCCATCAAATGGAAGGATTAATGGTTGGTCCTGAAGTGTCATTTGCAAATTTAAAAGCGATGTTAGAGCAATTTGTAACAAGAGTTTTTGGAGAGACAAAAGTTAGATTTAGACCACACTTTTTCCCATTCACAGAGCCAAGTGCAGAAATGGACGTAGAATGTGTAATCTGTAAAGGTGAAGGATGTAGACTTTGTAAACACAGTGGTTGGCTAGAAATAATGGGATGTGGAATGGTTGACCCAGAAGTTTTAAAAGCAGTTGGATACGACCCAGAAGAGGTTTCAGGATTTGCATTTGGAATGGGAATAGAAAGAATTACTATGCTGAGATATGGAATAGATGATTTAAGAGCATTCTTTGAAAATGATGTAAGATTCCTAAAGCAATTTAAATAA
- a CDS encoding RnfABCDGE type electron transport complex subunit D has product MAKILKMGPSPHIRTKETVDDVMYDVILALLPALLAGSYFFGIRAIIVTAVSILSCMATEYICQKLMKQDIQIFDGSAILTGILYAFVIPPYMSLTYVVVGAIVSIALGKMVFGGLGHNIFNPALVGRAFVQASWPVAITTFMYDDMGGATMLDVMKRGLSTDMALIEKGNLYLNTFIGGMGGCLGETSALALLLGGAYLIYKKQVDWKVPAIIIGTVFAASLIAGADPFLHIFSGGLFLGAFFMATDMVTSPHTSKGKMIFAFGIGVLVSLIRFKGGYPEGVAYSILIMNGFVPLINRYTSPKKFGEVK; this is encoded by the coding sequence GTGGCAAAAATTTTAAAGATGGGGCCATCGCCTCATATAAGAACTAAAGAAACTGTTGATGACGTAATGTATGATGTAATACTAGCATTACTACCAGCACTTTTAGCGGGAAGCTATTTTTTTGGAATTAGAGCAATAATTGTGACAGCGGTATCTATTTTATCTTGTATGGCAACAGAATATATTTGTCAAAAATTAATGAAACAAGACATTCAAATTTTTGATGGAAGTGCTATTTTAACAGGAATTTTATATGCTTTTGTAATACCACCATATATGTCTTTAACGTATGTTGTAGTTGGAGCTATAGTTTCAATTGCATTAGGAAAAATGGTATTTGGAGGATTAGGTCATAATATCTTCAACCCTGCATTAGTGGGAAGGGCATTTGTACAGGCATCGTGGCCAGTTGCAATAACAACATTTATGTATGATGATATGGGTGGAGCAACAATGTTGGACGTTATGAAAAGAGGTCTTTCAACAGATATGGCACTGATAGAAAAAGGAAATTTATACTTAAATACCTTTATAGGTGGAATGGGAGGATGTTTAGGAGAAACATCTGCACTAGCACTACTTTTAGGAGGGGCGTATTTAATATATAAAAAGCAAGTTGATTGGAAAGTTCCCGCTATTATTATAGGAACTGTTTTTGCAGCGTCATTAATAGCAGGAGCAGATCCATTTTTACATATTTTCTCGGGTGGACTTTTCTTAGGAGCTTTCTTTATGGCTACAGACATGGTAACATCACCACATACATCTAAAGGGAAAATGATATTTGCTTTTGGAATAGGAGTTTTAGTATCTCTAATTAGATTTAAAGGTGGATATCCTGAAGGAGTAGCTTATTCTATCTTAATAATGAATGGATTTGTACCATTAATAAATAGATACACAAGCCCTAAGAAGTTTGGGGAGGTTAAATAA
- a CDS encoding RnfABCDGE type electron transport complex subunit E: MAKSNKEILLNGIIKENPVFVLLLGLCPTLGVTSSSINGMAMGLATMSVIVFSNMLISMIKSFIPDKVRIPAFIMVIASLVTIVEMVMKAYLPDLYKVLGLFIPLIVVNCIVLGRAESFASKNTVFKSVLDGIGSGLGFTLALTVLGTIREILGNGTAFGITVTPTAFTPALIFILAPGAFITIGFIIATQNYFKAKKSGVK; this comes from the coding sequence ATGGCTAAATCAAATAAAGAGATACTATTAAATGGAATTATAAAAGAGAATCCGGTATTTGTATTACTGTTAGGACTATGTCCAACTCTAGGAGTAACTTCATCTTCTATAAATGGTATGGCAATGGGACTTGCTACAATGTCAGTTATAGTATTTTCAAATATGCTAATCTCTATGATTAAGAGTTTTATTCCTGATAAGGTTAGAATTCCTGCTTTCATAATGGTAATAGCATCGCTAGTTACTATTGTAGAGATGGTTATGAAAGCTTATCTACCGGATCTATATAAGGTTCTTGGGTTATTTATACCTCTTATAGTTGTTAACTGTATAGTTCTTGGAAGAGCAGAGAGTTTTGCTTCGAAAAATACAGTTTTTAAATCTGTTTTAGATGGAATAGGTTCAGGATTAGGGTTTACTTTAGCTCTAACTGTTTTAGGAACTATAAGAGAGATCTTAGGTAACGGTACAGCTTTTGGAATTACTGTTACTCCAACAGCATTCACTCCAGCTTTAATATTCATATTAGCACCAGGAGCGTTTATAACTATTGGATTTATTATAGCTACTCAAAACTATTTTAAAGCTAAAAAGAGTGGGGTGAAGTAA